From a single Micromonospora pallida genomic region:
- a CDS encoding Na+/H+ antiporter subunit D, with amino-acid sequence MTALVPLPVVIPLLGAALTLILPWPRAQRAVSVLVLTATLTVSLVLLVRAYTEGPMVVRIGGWLPPVGIVLVADQLAALLLTISVAVTLCVLLYSIGQGQSDLGEGTPVAIFHPTYLVLTAGVTNAFLAGDLFNLFVGFEILLTASYVLITLGGTDVRIRTGSTYVVVSILASMIFLSAVGLVYAATGTLNLAQLAGRLDALPPDLRLALHLMLLLAFGIKAAVVPLSAWLPDSYPTAPAPVTAVFAGLLTKVGVYAVIRAETLLFPGGQVDDLLMVVAGLTMLVGVLGAVAQSDLKRLLSFTLVSHIGYMIFGVALSTVAGLTGAIFYVVHHITVQTALFLVAGLVEQRAGSTDLRRLGGLARAAPVIAVLFFVPAMNLAGIPPFPGFLGKLGLFQAGAATGGALPWTLVAVGAATSLGTLYAASRVWNIAFWRSYRTATDDPPAPLPALMLGPTVALVALGVTYTLAAGPLFNVTADAADDLHRRAPYVRAVFPGGTP; translated from the coding sequence GTGACCGCGCTGGTGCCGCTGCCCGTGGTGATTCCGCTGCTGGGCGCGGCCCTGACCCTGATCCTGCCGTGGCCGAGGGCGCAGCGCGCGGTCAGCGTGCTCGTGCTCACCGCCACGCTCACCGTCTCGCTGGTGCTGCTCGTCCGGGCCTACACCGAGGGGCCGATGGTGGTCCGGATCGGCGGCTGGCTACCGCCGGTCGGCATCGTGCTGGTCGCCGACCAGCTCGCCGCCCTGCTGTTGACCATCTCGGTCGCCGTGACGCTCTGCGTGCTGCTCTACTCCATCGGGCAGGGGCAGTCCGACCTGGGTGAGGGCACCCCGGTGGCGATCTTCCACCCGACCTACCTGGTGCTGACCGCCGGGGTCACCAACGCCTTCCTCGCCGGCGACCTGTTCAACCTCTTCGTCGGCTTCGAGATCCTGCTGACCGCGAGCTACGTGCTGATCACCCTGGGCGGAACGGACGTCCGGATCCGCACCGGCTCGACGTACGTGGTGGTCAGCATCCTTGCGTCGATGATCTTCCTGAGCGCGGTGGGGCTGGTCTACGCGGCGACCGGCACGCTCAACCTGGCCCAGCTCGCCGGCCGGCTGGACGCCCTGCCGCCGGACCTGCGGCTGGCGCTGCACCTGATGCTGCTGCTCGCCTTCGGCATCAAGGCCGCCGTCGTCCCGCTGTCGGCCTGGCTGCCGGACAGCTACCCGACCGCGCCCGCCCCGGTCACCGCGGTCTTCGCCGGCCTGCTCACCAAGGTCGGCGTGTACGCGGTCATCCGCGCCGAGACGCTGCTCTTCCCCGGCGGGCAGGTCGACGACCTGCTGATGGTGGTGGCGGGGCTGACCATGCTGGTCGGCGTCCTCGGCGCGGTGGCCCAGTCCGACCTGAAGCGGCTGCTCTCCTTCACCCTGGTCAGCCACATCGGCTACATGATCTTCGGGGTCGCGTTGAGCACGGTGGCCGGGCTCACCGGCGCGATCTTCTACGTGGTGCACCACATCACCGTCCAGACCGCGCTCTTCCTCGTCGCCGGACTGGTCGAACAGCGGGCCGGCAGCACCGACCTGCGCCGCCTCGGCGGCCTGGCCCGGGCCGCCCCGGTGATCGCCGTCCTGTTCTTCGTCCCGGCGATGAACCTCGCCGGGATCCCGCCGTTCCCGGGGTTCCTCGGCAAGCTCGGTCTCTTCCAGGCCGGCGCGGCGACGGGCGGCGCGCTGCCCTGGACGCTGGTGGCCGTCGGCGCGGCGACCAGCCTCGGCACCCTCTACGCCGCCTCCCGGGTGTGGAACATCGCCTTCTGGCGGTCGTACCGGACCGCCACCGACGATCCGCCCGCCCCGCTGCCCGCGTTGATGCTCGGGCCGACGGTGGCGCTGGTCGCGCTCGGCGTGACGTACACCCTCGCCGCCGGACCGCTCTTCAACGTCACCGCCGACGCGGCGGACGACCTGCACCGACGCGCCCCGTACGTGCGCGCCGTCTTCCCCGGGGGCACACCGTGA